The genomic segment TCCGAGTGAATTCTCTCCACCCAACTGGGGTAAATACTCCAATGAACGATGGTTTGGCTGCAATGGAAGGAGCCACTCCCATTGAAATTGCAGAGAGATCGGCAGGGAACTTACTCCCAGTTCCTTGGGTGGAAACAGAGGATGTGGCAAATGCAGTTCTATTCCTTTCCTCAAAAAAAAGTCGTTACATTACAGGTTCGGAATTTGTATTGGATGCCGGTTTGCTCACCAGATAATTTTATCTAACTACGGGATTTGAGGGCATTTCACAAAGAAATTCTCCTTTTCCCATGGGGCCTAGATTTTACCCTTTCCTCTATGTTAGATCGAATTCCGATTCCAAATCCCTTTGGCTGGGAGGGTTTATCCACTTTCAGCCTTCTTATGATGTTGGCTTTTCTTGTAGGTTCTTACCTCCTCCCTAAGGAGTTAGAACGAAAGAAGTTGGATCCGAGCCATTCGGATTGGTTGATATTTCTTGGGATTTTGGGTACCTTAGTGGGGGCCAAAATTTTCTTTATCTTTGAAATTTGGGACCAAGTATTTATCGATGTTCCTGGATATGATGGGAAGTACACATACCCTCTCACTCATTGGAATGGATTTCCTGGACACCCAGGTCTTTGGTCATCACTATTTAGTGGTGGTGGTCTTGTATTCTTTGGTGGCCTCCTTTTCGGATGGTTATTCATCACTTTATATTTCCGTCATCACAAACTAGACATCGGTGCTTATTACGATGCTGTCATCCCAGCGATTAGCATGGGTTACGCGATCGGAAGACTTGGATGTTTTGTGAGTGGAGATGGTTGTTATGGATTTGCCACTGATACAAGAATTCCATTTTTTGTTTTTGATTTTCATGGTGCCCACCCTTCCGGTGTTCCCGTTTGGAATACACCAGTCATGGAATCCATCATGGCTTTTGGATATTTTGCTTACTTCCAGTTTTGGGCAAGATACCAAAACTTTCGCAAATGGAGTATTGGTGCACAGTTTCTCATCATCCACGGATTTGCAAGACTCATCATAGAGTTCTTACGTGTGAATAAAGCAGTGATTCCTTTTATTGATCCACCGACTCTTGTGAACATTCCTGACGCCAACGGAAACCCAACTTTTCTCACTGGTTATTACTGGCATGGATTTTCACAGTCCCAATACATCTCCATAGCACTTATCCTCTTCGGTGTGTATTTGTTAGTTTCTAAAAAACTTTGGCTAAAGGAAGAAACAAAAGTATGAACCCTTCTCCATTTTTCGAAATTGAAAAGATAAAAAACGTAGCCATCCTTTGGCTCAATCGTCCTGAAAAACGGAATGCAATGAATTGGCCGTTTTGGCGAGACCTTCCAGATATGGTAGACCAGATCAACGCTGACCCACAAATTCATTGTTTTGTGATAGCAGCAAAGGGAAAGTCTTTCTCTACAGGACTTGATTTAGAAGAATTTTTCCAAGAATTCAAACCTGTGGTCCAAGGTGAACTCGCAGATGGTAGAGAAAAACTTTACCAATTGGTTCTGACAATGCAAAAAGGAATCAATGCAGTTTACAATTCAAGAAAACCATCCATTGCACTCGTTCAAAAACACTGTATTGGTGGTGGGCTCGATTTAGTTTCTGCATGTGACATTCGTTATGCGTCAGAAGATGCAGTGTTTTCCTTACGTGAATCCAAAGTTGCCATCGTAGCGGATATGGGATCCTTACAAAGACTTCCTCATCTGATTGGAAATGCTCACACAAGAGAACTTGCCCTAACGGGAAAAGATATCACAGCAGAGGAAGCATATCAGATGGGGCTTGTGAC from the Leptospira congkakensis genome contains:
- a CDS encoding prolipoprotein diacylglyceryl transferase; this encodes MLDRIPIPNPFGWEGLSTFSLLMMLAFLVGSYLLPKELERKKLDPSHSDWLIFLGILGTLVGAKIFFIFEIWDQVFIDVPGYDGKYTYPLTHWNGFPGHPGLWSSLFSGGGLVFFGGLLFGWLFITLYFRHHKLDIGAYYDAVIPAISMGYAIGRLGCFVSGDGCYGFATDTRIPFFVFDFHGAHPSGVPVWNTPVMESIMAFGYFAYFQFWARYQNFRKWSIGAQFLIIHGFARLIIEFLRVNKAVIPFIDPPTLVNIPDANGNPTFLTGYYWHGFSQSQYISIALILFGVYLLVSKKLWLKEETKV
- a CDS encoding crotonase/enoyl-CoA hydratase family protein, giving the protein MNPSPFFEIEKIKNVAILWLNRPEKRNAMNWPFWRDLPDMVDQINADPQIHCFVIAAKGKSFSTGLDLEEFFQEFKPVVQGELADGREKLYQLVLTMQKGINAVYNSRKPSIALVQKHCIGGGLDLVSACDIRYASEDAVFSLRESKVAIVADMGSLQRLPHLIGNAHTRELALTGKDITAEEAYQMGLVTKVTKDFDSLLQAGLKTAEEIAENPTIVIRGVKQVLNHGIGKTIEEGLDYVAVWNASMLDSKDFRSAIGGFMERKRPVYNPETRVN